A genomic segment from Saccharicrinis carchari encodes:
- a CDS encoding cellulase family glycosylhydrolase → MKKVFLLIAFTGLTWLAKSQPVATAFEINERLGQGINMGNSFEGPTETAWGNPWKPEYFELMAELGFKHVRIPICWEPQERSMSNAPYTISTAFMNRIKEVVDKALEVKLMPIINLHHHSQFMADPVGQKDRFLALWKQISAMYKDYPDSLLFEVLNEPTDVLTPQLWNVRFAEALSVIRQTNPTRTVLMGVAEFGGLGGVPKLVIPNDDHLILSIHYYNPFHFTHQGAEWVGPETNAWLGTKWNNTEAERSTVVNEFSQAISIAAQNNIPINIGEFGAYRKADMSSRVKWTTYLARWFEEQGFSWTYWEFSAGYGIYNPATKTYHQELVDALLHNPMPPATPVIATTVYESDFSSGVDGWSLTLNGMAKGSLSDNNTALHLDITTKGTEAWHAQLIRQNINLEANQTYQLAITARSPSGRSATVSVGKDSDPWNSYSEYYSPLFSVNETTFTYSFKMGAAADPSARIAFDLGNQIGPVIISSIKLEKNNVANNPNPDPDDPNPSGKSTLISDSELLNGVTYMQTNWRSFDDNSDNGASTVTPKPDDGASFPMASEGANGTSKSAKISFALNKGGWEYNPFVGFGFSMNKDKSPYNLSGSTGVSFWHKGESCYLKIGISSVTIPGQEHMYNIPSNTGWTKISIPWTHFAQPSWATPIAFDNSKVIEFIWQKEGSTGQSGDIFIDEVKIEGLEFNTPISTSTNDFQFNQETINVYPNPAKDILVISGLSSKYSNVHIISINGSDVLISQPINSTDINTLNVSQLKKGLYFLRFTGNFGSESVIKFLKE, encoded by the coding sequence ATGAAAAAAGTCTTCTTATTAATTGCCTTTACTGGTTTAACTTGGTTGGCTAAAAGCCAGCCAGTTGCAACCGCTTTTGAAATTAACGAAAGATTAGGCCAAGGGATAAATATGGGAAACTCTTTTGAAGGTCCAACTGAAACCGCTTGGGGTAACCCTTGGAAACCTGAATACTTTGAACTGATGGCTGAATTAGGCTTTAAGCATGTTCGAATTCCTATCTGTTGGGAACCCCAAGAAAGAAGCATGTCCAACGCACCTTACACAATTTCTACAGCTTTTATGAATAGAATTAAAGAAGTTGTTGATAAGGCTTTAGAAGTTAAGTTAATGCCCATCATTAACCTACATCATCACTCCCAATTCATGGCCGACCCTGTTGGTCAGAAGGATCGTTTCCTTGCCTTATGGAAGCAAATTTCGGCGATGTACAAAGATTATCCTGACAGTCTGCTTTTCGAAGTTCTTAACGAACCCACAGATGTCTTAACGCCTCAATTATGGAATGTTCGCTTCGCAGAGGCATTGTCGGTTATTCGACAAACAAACCCCACTCGTACTGTCCTAATGGGCGTAGCTGAGTTTGGTGGCTTAGGTGGTGTTCCAAAGCTTGTTATCCCCAATGATGATCATCTAATTCTCTCTATTCATTACTACAATCCCTTTCACTTCACCCATCAAGGTGCTGAATGGGTTGGCCCAGAGACGAATGCATGGTTGGGAACGAAGTGGAACAACACAGAGGCTGAGAGAAGCACAGTTGTTAATGAATTTTCACAGGCAATTTCTATAGCTGCCCAAAATAATATCCCTATCAACATAGGCGAATTTGGTGCTTACCGTAAAGCAGACATGAGCTCTAGGGTAAAATGGACAACTTATTTAGCCCGTTGGTTTGAAGAACAAGGCTTTAGCTGGACTTATTGGGAATTTAGTGCTGGGTATGGCATTTATAACCCCGCAACAAAAACCTATCATCAAGAATTAGTTGATGCATTGCTTCACAATCCAATGCCCCCCGCAACCCCAGTTATTGCAACTACTGTATATGAAAGCGATTTTAGCTCCGGAGTCGATGGTTGGAGCTTAACATTAAATGGAATGGCAAAGGGTTCTTTATCAGATAACAACACTGCACTACATTTGGATATTACCACTAAGGGTACAGAGGCTTGGCACGCGCAATTGATTCGTCAGAATATTAATTTAGAAGCCAATCAGACCTATCAGCTCGCTATCACCGCACGATCACCATCAGGCCGTTCAGCCACTGTAAGTGTAGGCAAAGATAGTGACCCTTGGAATAGTTACAGCGAATATTACAGTCCTCTATTTTCTGTTAACGAAACCACATTTACATACAGTTTTAAGATGGGAGCAGCGGCAGATCCTTCTGCTCGAATTGCTTTTGATTTAGGAAATCAGATTGGCCCAGTAATTATATCTTCAATTAAACTAGAAAAAAATAATGTTGCAAATAATCCCAATCCGGATCCTGACGACCCTAATCCGAGTGGAAAAAGTACATTAATAAGTGATAGTGAACTCTTAAATGGTGTTACTTATATGCAAACAAATTGGAGATCTTTTGATGATAATAGCGACAATGGGGCTTCTACTGTAACACCTAAGCCAGACGATGGAGCATCTTTTCCAATGGCCTCAGAAGGCGCAAATGGAACTTCAAAATCTGCTAAAATTAGCTTCGCGCTTAATAAAGGCGGATGGGAGTACAATCCATTTGTTGGATTTGGTTTTTCGATGAATAAAGATAAATCTCCATATAATTTAAGTGGCTCAACAGGGGTATCTTTTTGGCATAAAGGTGAAAGTTGCTATTTAAAAATTGGAATTAGTTCAGTAACTATTCCTGGTCAAGAACATATGTACAATATTCCTTCAAATACTGGTTGGACAAAGATTTCTATTCCTTGGACACATTTCGCACAACCCTCATGGGCTACCCCAATTGCATTTGACAATTCTAAGGTTATTGAATTTATTTGGCAAAAAGAAGGTTCTACAGGCCAATCTGGTGATATATTTATTGATGAGGTAAAAATAGAGGGCCTTGAGTTTAACACACCTATTTCGACTTCAACTAACGATTTTCAGTTTAATCAAGAGACTATTAATGTTTATCCAAATCCAGCAAAAGATATTCTTGTAATATCAGGCTTATCATCCAAATACTCAAATGTACATATTATTAGCATAAATGGCAGTGATGTATTGATATCTCAGCCTATCAATAGCACTGACATTAATACATTGAATGTTTCACAATTAAAAAAAGGATTGTACTTTCTTCGTTTTACTGGGAACTTTGGTTCCGAGAGCGTCATAAAGTTTTTAAAAGAGTAA
- a CDS encoding thiamine pyrophosphate-dependent enzyme, producing MADLNTIIKPENLVYDKTDLLLENVMHYCPGCSHGTVHKLIAEIIDEMGIQESTIGIAPVGCAVLAYNYIDIDWQEAAHGRAPALATAVKRLMPEKNVFSYQGDGDLAAIGTAETIHACNRGENIVMVFINNGIYGMTGGQMAPTTLPGMPASTCPTGRDLARDGNPLKITELLAQLPGTCYVTRQSVHTPGNVRKTKRALRKAFENQQANKGTSLVEVVSTCSSGWKMTPVQANKWMEENMLPYYPLGDMKDQ from the coding sequence ATGGCAGATTTAAATACAATAATTAAGCCCGAAAATCTTGTTTACGATAAAACAGATCTTCTTTTAGAGAATGTAATGCACTATTGCCCGGGATGCAGCCATGGCACGGTGCATAAATTAATTGCCGAGATTATCGACGAGATGGGCATTCAGGAAAGCACCATAGGCATTGCACCGGTTGGGTGTGCCGTATTGGCCTATAACTATATCGATATAGACTGGCAGGAAGCAGCTCACGGAAGAGCGCCCGCACTGGCTACCGCTGTAAAAAGATTAATGCCCGAAAAAAATGTATTTTCGTATCAGGGCGATGGGGATTTAGCTGCCATCGGCACTGCAGAAACCATACATGCCTGCAACCGAGGCGAAAATATAGTGATGGTTTTTATTAATAACGGTATCTACGGTATGACGGGAGGTCAGATGGCACCTACCACCTTACCCGGCATGCCGGCTTCCACCTGTCCCACGGGACGCGACCTGGCACGCGATGGCAATCCGCTTAAAATTACGGAACTGCTGGCACAACTACCGGGTACTTGCTATGTTACCCGGCAATCGGTACATACGCCGGGCAATGTTCGTAAAACAAAAAGAGCCTTGCGTAAAGCTTTTGAAAATCAGCAGGCCAACAAGGGCACCTCTCTGGTTGAGGTGGTTTCTACCTGCAGCTCAGGCTGGAAAATGACACCGGTACAAGCCAATAAATGGATGGAAGAAAATATGCTACCCTATTATCCCTTAGGCGATATGAAAGATCAATAG
- a CDS encoding flavodoxin: MGKTGVFYGPAKGSVAKVAIVIAQQLGEDSTDLTAIKDCDASSLNGYEKLIFGISTLGRSNWDSEHEDDDWDVFFTHLNQVNWKNKRVAIYGLGDQINYPGHFVDAIGWLYQRLKALNVDVYGAVPDEGYQYTDSEAIVDGKFMGLPLDEDNEPEKTHPRIKNWLNDLKQEGF; encoded by the coding sequence ATGGGCAAAACAGGTGTATTTTATGGTCCTGCAAAAGGAAGTGTGGCAAAAGTAGCCATTGTAATAGCGCAACAATTGGGTGAGGATTCAACTGACCTTACCGCAATAAAAGATTGCGATGCCTCGTCATTGAACGGTTACGAAAAATTGATATTTGGCATATCTACTTTGGGCAGAAGCAATTGGGATTCAGAACATGAAGACGACGATTGGGATGTTTTTTTCACCCATCTAAACCAGGTAAACTGGAAAAATAAACGCGTGGCCATTTACGGATTGGGCGACCAAATTAACTATCCCGGTCACTTTGTAGATGCCATAGGATGGTTGTATCAAAGGCTAAAAGCTTTAAATGTTGATGTATATGGAGCTGTGCCCGATGAGGGATATCAGTACACGGATTCCGAAGCTATAGTTGACGGTAAATTTATGGGGCTGCCTTTAGACGAGGACAACGAACCTGAGAAAACCCACCCAAGAATTAAAAACTGGCTCAATGACCTAAAGCAGGAAGGCTTCTGA
- a CDS encoding 4Fe-4S dicluster domain-containing protein — protein sequence MAKAKGAIVVDTVSCKGCNLCVTACPTQVIKLADQVNGKGYHYAYMANPDACTGCSNCAIMCPDTCITVYRAKRVPA from the coding sequence ATGGCTAAAGCTAAAGGGGCGATTGTTGTAGATACGGTAAGTTGCAAAGGGTGCAACCTGTGCGTAACTGCCTGTCCCACACAAGTAATTAAGCTGGCAGACCAGGTGAACGGCAAAGGATACCATTATGCCTATATGGCTAATCCGGATGCCTGTACGGGCTGTTCCAACTGTGCCATCATGTGTCCGGATACATGCATAACAGTATACCGGGCAAAACGGGTTCCAGCTTAA
- a CDS encoding beta-glucosidase: MKQVICLVISVITLGVGNIIAQTHAVNVEDKIEAIISQLSLEEKVKMCHAQSKFSSPGVERLGIPELWMSDGPHGVRAEIAWDSWDYAGWTNDSCTAFPALTALASTFNPDLAYKYGVAIGQEARYRKKDILLGPGVNIYRTPLNGRNFEYLGEDPYLASVMSVPYIKGVQTNGVAACVKHFALNNQEVWRSHINVTLSDRALHEIYLPAFKAAVQEGEVWSVMGAYNKYNGQHTSHHEVLINQILKGDWSFDGVVVTDWGSAHDTKEAALNGLDIEMGTGTDGLTTSKENAYDYYYLAKPFLEMIRNGDIDESIVDDKVRRILRLMFRTNMDKSRPFGSKANAQHFEVAREVAQEGIVLLKNTKDFFPINPETEQTIAVIGENATRMMTVGGGSSELKTVYEISPLEGIQKRFVNANVIHTMGYASGPSQYGRVIPSSVDADSLKKAAIELAKKADLVLFVGGLNKNHEQDCENGDRKGLNLPFGQDELLNDIMDVNKNVGVILVSGNAVAMPWQEKAKAIVQTWYLGSEAGYALADILSGDVNPSGKLPFSFPVKLEDNGAHAFDALSYPGDGINQVYKEDILVGYRWHDTKNIKPLFAFGHGLSYTTFKVNNIVADNTSYNNGDVVKLSVVISNVGKVRGAEVLQVYVHDEKSSVMRPAKELKAFSKVNLEAGERKTVELSLPVDSFAFYDEEINDWNLEKGVYQLMIGTASNNIKKTIKVNID, encoded by the coding sequence ATGAAACAAGTTATTTGCCTGGTCATATCTGTGATTACACTGGGTGTTGGAAATATAATAGCGCAGACACATGCGGTAAATGTGGAAGATAAAATTGAGGCTATCATTTCGCAATTATCCTTAGAAGAAAAAGTTAAAATGTGTCATGCACAATCAAAGTTTAGCTCACCAGGAGTTGAACGCCTTGGTATTCCCGAATTATGGATGTCAGATGGTCCGCATGGGGTTAGAGCAGAAATAGCCTGGGATAGTTGGGATTATGCAGGTTGGACTAATGATTCATGTACGGCATTCCCTGCTTTAACAGCATTAGCTTCCACTTTTAATCCCGATTTAGCTTATAAATATGGGGTAGCAATTGGTCAAGAAGCACGTTATCGAAAAAAGGATATATTATTAGGTCCCGGAGTGAATATATATCGTACTCCGTTAAATGGACGTAATTTTGAGTATTTGGGTGAAGATCCGTATCTAGCCTCAGTAATGTCTGTGCCTTACATAAAAGGAGTGCAAACCAATGGTGTTGCTGCTTGTGTTAAACATTTTGCACTAAATAACCAGGAAGTATGGCGCTCGCATATTAACGTTACATTAAGTGATAGGGCATTGCACGAAATTTATTTACCGGCTTTTAAGGCAGCAGTGCAAGAAGGTGAAGTTTGGTCGGTTATGGGGGCATATAATAAATACAACGGACAGCATACCAGTCATCATGAAGTACTAATTAATCAAATATTAAAAGGAGATTGGAGCTTTGATGGGGTTGTTGTTACTGACTGGGGTAGTGCACATGATACCAAAGAGGCTGCTTTAAATGGACTTGACATTGAAATGGGTACCGGAACGGATGGTTTAACTACATCAAAAGAGAATGCCTATGATTACTATTACCTGGCAAAACCATTTTTAGAAATGATAAGAAATGGCGATATTGATGAAAGTATAGTGGATGATAAAGTACGCCGAATTCTTCGTTTGATGTTTCGTACTAACATGGATAAATCACGACCGTTTGGTTCAAAGGCCAATGCACAACATTTTGAGGTTGCACGCGAGGTAGCGCAAGAAGGGATTGTACTGCTAAAGAATACAAAGGACTTTTTTCCTATAAATCCAGAAACAGAGCAAACCATTGCTGTTATTGGCGAAAATGCTACGCGAATGATGACAGTAGGTGGCGGTTCTTCAGAGTTGAAAACTGTTTATGAAATATCGCCTTTAGAGGGTATTCAAAAGCGCTTTGTTAATGCCAACGTTATCCATACCATGGGGTATGCGTCAGGACCCTCTCAGTACGGACGTGTAATTCCGTCCTCTGTTGACGCTGATTCGTTGAAAAAAGCAGCTATCGAACTGGCAAAAAAAGCTGATCTTGTACTATTTGTTGGTGGGTTAAATAAAAATCACGAGCAAGATTGTGAAAATGGCGATCGTAAAGGCTTGAATTTACCATTTGGACAGGACGAGTTATTAAACGATATAATGGATGTAAATAAAAATGTAGGGGTTATTCTGGTTAGTGGTAATGCTGTGGCTATGCCTTGGCAGGAAAAAGCAAAAGCAATAGTACAGACATGGTATTTGGGCAGCGAAGCGGGGTATGCTTTAGCCGACATTCTTTCAGGTGATGTTAATCCATCAGGTAAATTGCCTTTTTCTTTCCCAGTTAAATTAGAAGATAATGGAGCTCATGCTTTTGACGCATTATCTTATCCTGGTGATGGTATTAATCAGGTTTATAAAGAAGATATCTTGGTGGGTTATAGGTGGCACGATACCAAAAATATAAAGCCATTATTTGCGTTCGGACATGGCCTTTCGTATACAACTTTTAAAGTGAACAATATTGTTGCTGACAATACAAGTTACAATAATGGTGATGTTGTTAAATTATCCGTTGTAATCAGCAACGTTGGCAAAGTGCGTGGTGCCGAGGTTTTGCAAGTTTATGTTCATGACGAAAAATCTTCAGTAATGCGGCCTGCAAAAGAACTAAAGGCTTTTAGTAAAGTGAATTTAGAAGCTGGGGAAAGAAAAACAGTTGAATTAAGTTTGCCAGTAGATTCTTTTGCTTTTTATGACGAAGAAATAAACGATTGGAACCTTGAAAAAGGAGTATATCAGTTAATGATAGGTACAGCATCAAATAATATTAAGAAAACAATTAAGGTGAATATTGATTAA
- a CDS encoding RagB/SusD family nutrient uptake outer membrane protein: protein MKKIIYSMLIGVMAITTSSCEDHLDTDNLYQKNVETFYKTPTDIDEAMNGVYNALFVNGIHSDEHIAANLLSDIVLAGGGPDDKSAKDVDRFLDPSEDTYRDLWVETYNGVSRANAIIEAVAEGEFAQFFETAQEAQEFKNSALGEAYFMRGFMMYRAARFFGGMPLIPTVDADRAVGRSSLEETWAFIATDFKMAAELLPVRVASDYALETYGHANVWVAKAYIARAYLYYTGYMTNIAKQATDVLPLNDGGSISKPEVVAHLEDIRDNSKYRLATDFRNLWPYSYVNKNARDFDPDGMNPVLPWAENLGLTWVGQDGLNGTIGTGNHEVMFSLRYGLGDWDYDNGNGQKYNNRVCLYFGIRDHSMIPFGQGWGWGTVHSAFYNSWDDADPRKEGSVIDLNTKDPNLGIQDWNIGKGDHNTGLVNKKYTTLQHNGPDGTKGMFYYLFNMVHGDPMQLWAAQDFYYLRFADVLLMHSELTQTADGMNAVRARAGLDPIAYSLADLKTERLHEFAFEGLRWFDLVRWGDVESGNNYFDVDVKVNNSGNEGTYKVAYRAETKGLVPVPEGEIRLSDGVYMQNPGW from the coding sequence ATGAAGAAGATAATATATTCAATGCTTATTGGTGTTATGGCAATCACAACAAGTAGTTGTGAAGACCATTTAGATACCGATAACCTGTATCAAAAAAACGTTGAGACCTTCTATAAAACCCCTACAGACATTGATGAAGCGATGAATGGGGTTTATAATGCCTTATTTGTCAATGGTATACATAGCGACGAGCATATAGCCGCTAATTTGTTAAGCGATATTGTTTTGGCCGGTGGCGGACCCGACGATAAGTCCGCTAAGGATGTAGATCGGTTCTTGGATCCAAGTGAAGATACATATCGCGACCTTTGGGTAGAAACGTATAATGGTGTTAGTAGAGCTAACGCCATTATTGAAGCGGTTGCAGAAGGCGAATTTGCTCAATTTTTCGAAACTGCCCAGGAGGCGCAAGAATTTAAGAACAGCGCACTTGGAGAAGCCTATTTTATGCGAGGTTTTATGATGTACCGTGCGGCAAGATTTTTTGGTGGAATGCCACTTATCCCAACTGTTGACGCGGATAGGGCTGTGGGTAGATCCTCTTTAGAAGAAACTTGGGCTTTTATAGCAACCGACTTCAAAATGGCCGCGGAATTACTACCTGTTAGGGTTGCCTCAGATTACGCTCTTGAAACGTACGGACATGCCAATGTATGGGTGGCAAAGGCATATATAGCCCGTGCTTATCTCTATTACACAGGGTATATGACAAATATTGCTAAGCAAGCAACAGATGTTTTGCCACTAAATGATGGCGGTAGTATTTCAAAACCAGAAGTTGTTGCGCATTTAGAGGATATTAGAGACAATAGCAAGTATCGATTGGCAACTGATTTCAGGAATTTGTGGCCCTACTCCTATGTCAATAAAAATGCAAGGGATTTTGATCCTGATGGAATGAACCCTGTTTTACCATGGGCCGAAAATTTAGGTTTAACCTGGGTTGGCCAAGATGGCCTTAACGGAACTATTGGTACCGGTAATCATGAAGTAATGTTTTCGCTACGTTACGGTCTGGGAGACTGGGACTATGACAATGGTAACGGTCAGAAATATAACAACCGTGTATGTTTATACTTTGGTATTAGAGATCACTCAATGATTCCATTTGGTCAGGGATGGGGCTGGGGTACTGTTCATAGTGCCTTTTATAATAGTTGGGACGATGCAGATCCTCGTAAAGAAGGATCAGTTATTGATTTAAATACCAAAGATCCTAATCTGGGTATTCAAGATTGGAATATTGGCAAAGGCGACCATAATACAGGTTTAGTGAATAAAAAATACACTACGCTGCAGCACAATGGGCCGGATGGTACAAAAGGAATGTTTTATTATTTGTTTAATATGGTTCATGGAGACCCAATGCAGCTATGGGCTGCGCAAGATTTCTACTATTTACGATTTGCAGACGTGTTGTTAATGCATTCTGAGTTAACACAAACTGCCGACGGAATGAATGCCGTGCGTGCAAGGGCTGGTTTAGATCCTATTGCCTATAGCTTAGCTGATTTAAAAACAGAACGTTTACATGAGTTTGCTTTTGAAGGATTGCGCTGGTTCGACTTGGTTCGTTGGGGAGATGTGGAAAGTGGGAATAATTATTTTGACGTAGATGTAAAGGTGAATAATTCAGGAAATGAAGGAACTTATAAGGTTGCTTATCGCGCGGAAACCAAAGGGTTAGTTCCGGTTCCGGAAGGGGAGATAAGATTGTCGGATGGTGTTTATATGCAAAATCCAGGCTGGTAA
- a CDS encoding pyridoxal phosphate-dependent aminotransferase, with the protein MKLKKGTIIDKKIVDTAVKEQNIDDLGKATIREIVTIVNSIEARSGEQFIRMEMGVPGLSAPQIGVDAEVEALKKGLASAYPPLDGAKIFKREASRFAKAFIDIDLPEECFVPTVGTMQASFALFMAVSNLSPTKDTILFIDPGFPVQKQQLKVLGIKYQTFDIFDCRGDKLKEKLESYLINENICAIVYSNPNNPTWICLRPNELETIGKLCDKYDAIAIEDLAYFGMDFRQDISTPFQPPYQATVAKYTNNYALLISSSKVFSYAGQRLGTLCISHRLFSTYFESLKIRFGVGNFGPVIVGRLLYSLSSGASHSAQYAVAAMYKAACDGKYNFIEELREYGIKAKLMKELFLRYGFYIVYDKDIDEQIADGFYFTIGYPGLSEGELLQKLLYFGISGLGLRNTGSRIQGVRACVSQTKLSRFTELEKRLAMFEQSF; encoded by the coding sequence ATGAAACTTAAAAAAGGTACTATTATCGATAAAAAAATTGTAGATACCGCCGTAAAGGAACAAAACATTGATGATTTAGGAAAAGCTACTATTAGGGAAATTGTTACCATTGTTAATAGCATTGAAGCGCGCAGTGGCGAACAATTTATACGGATGGAGATGGGTGTGCCGGGACTTTCTGCCCCGCAAATAGGCGTAGATGCCGAGGTGGAAGCACTGAAGAAGGGGCTTGCCTCTGCGTATCCTCCATTGGATGGAGCTAAAATATTTAAACGTGAGGCCAGCCGTTTTGCCAAAGCATTTATTGATATTGATTTACCCGAGGAGTGCTTTGTACCTACTGTGGGCACCATGCAGGCCAGCTTTGCCCTTTTTATGGCGGTTTCAAATCTCTCCCCCACAAAAGATACCATCCTTTTTATCGACCCTGGTTTTCCTGTACAGAAACAACAGCTAAAAGTGCTAGGCATTAAGTATCAAACATTTGATATATTTGATTGCCGTGGCGATAAACTGAAAGAAAAGCTGGAAAGTTACCTCATTAATGAAAATATCTGCGCAATTGTTTATTCCAACCCCAATAACCCAACATGGATATGCCTGCGTCCCAACGAATTAGAGACAATAGGTAAACTATGTGATAAATACGATGCGATTGCCATTGAAGACCTTGCCTACTTTGGAATGGATTTCAGACAGGATATCTCCACACCTTTTCAACCACCTTACCAAGCTACCGTAGCCAAATATACCAACAATTACGCCCTGCTTATTTCAAGTTCGAAAGTGTTTAGCTATGCAGGCCAGCGACTTGGCACATTGTGCATATCACACCGTCTGTTTTCTACTTATTTTGAATCGTTAAAAATTAGGTTTGGGGTAGGTAATTTCGGGCCGGTTATCGTAGGAAGATTGCTATATTCGTTGTCGTCAGGAGCGAGCCATTCTGCACAATACGCGGTAGCGGCTATGTACAAAGCAGCCTGCGATGGGAAGTACAACTTTATAGAAGAGCTACGGGAGTATGGTATAAAGGCAAAGCTAATGAAAGAACTGTTTTTACGTTATGGCTTTTATATTGTTTACGACAAAGATATAGACGAACAAATAGCCGACGGTTTTTACTTTACCATAGGGTATCCCGGATTATCAGAAGGCGAGTTGCTTCAAAAACTTTTATATTTTGGCATTAGCGGACTTGGTTTACGAAATACCGGCAGCCGCATTCAGGGGGTTAGAGCCTGTGTTTCGCAAACCAAACTAAGCCGGTTTACTGAACTGGAAAAGCGCCTGGCCATGTTTGAGCAAAGCTTTTAA
- a CDS encoding 2-oxoacid:acceptor oxidoreductase family protein: MKEEIIIAGFGGQGVLSMGKILAYSGVMQDMEVSWMPSYGPEMRGGTANVTVILSDEKISSPILHDFDTAIILNQQSLDKFEGQVKPGGTLIYDGNGITRHPSRKDIRIYRVDATREAAIMRSSKTFNMIVLGGFLKVNPVVKIENVIKGLKKSLPERHHHLIPINQKAIDRGMGIVQAIHEEIEA; encoded by the coding sequence ATGAAAGAAGAAATTATTATAGCCGGTTTTGGTGGACAAGGTGTGCTTTCGATGGGTAAAATATTGGCTTACTCAGGCGTAATGCAGGATATGGAAGTAAGTTGGATGCCTTCGTACGGCCCAGAAATGCGGGGTGGTACGGCCAACGTAACCGTAATATTAAGCGATGAGAAAATCAGTTCGCCTATCTTGCACGATTTTGATACAGCCATCATCCTCAATCAGCAGTCTTTAGATAAGTTTGAGGGACAGGTAAAGCCCGGAGGCACCCTTATTTACGATGGCAATGGGATAACACGCCATCCCTCGCGCAAAGATATTCGTATTTACAGAGTCGATGCCACCCGGGAAGCAGCCATAATGCGCTCTTCAAAAACCTTTAATATGATTGTATTGGGCGGGTTCCTTAAGGTGAATCCGGTGGTGAAAATAGAAAATGTGATAAAAGGGCTTAAGAAATCCTTGCCCGAGCGTCACCATCACCTTATCCCCATTAACCAAAAAGCCATCGACCGCGGAATGGGCATTGTTCAAGCCATTCACGAAGAAATTGAAGCATGA
- a CDS encoding 3-methyl-2-oxobutanoate dehydrogenase subunit VorB: protein MRELKLMKGNEAIAQAAIRCGADGYFGYPITPQSEVMETLMAEAPWNTTGMVVLQAESEIASINMVYGGGGCGKKVMTSSSSPGVSLMQEGLTYLAGSEVPCVVVNVVRGGPGLGTIQPAQSDYFQSVKGGGHGDYKLITLAPASVQEMADFVETAFDLAFKYRNPAMILSDGVIGQMMEKVELGEQKPRWTNEYIEEHHPWATTGKKKGQERRVITSVQLESSVQEEFNHKLQAKYREIEKNEVLYEKIMCDDADYLFVAYGSSARICQKAIEIARSKGIKAGMLRPITLYPFPVLQLQELAGRVKGMLSVEMSAGQMVEDVRLAVNGKIPVEHFGRYGGAIHSPSEVVDALQQKLIGG, encoded by the coding sequence ATGAGAGAACTAAAATTAATGAAAGGCAATGAGGCTATTGCCCAAGCTGCCATACGCTGTGGTGCAGATGGTTACTTTGGGTACCCTATCACACCCCAATCGGAAGTGATGGAAACCCTTATGGCCGAAGCCCCCTGGAACACAACCGGAATGGTAGTATTGCAAGCCGAAAGCGAAATAGCATCTATTAACATGGTGTACGGCGGAGGCGGATGTGGCAAAAAAGTGATGACTTCCTCTTCCAGCCCTGGTGTAAGTTTAATGCAGGAAGGACTTACTTATTTGGCCGGCAGCGAGGTGCCATGTGTAGTGGTCAATGTAGTAAGAGGAGGCCCGGGACTGGGTACCATACAACCGGCACAGTCGGATTATTTCCAGTCGGTAAAAGGGGGTGGTCATGGCGATTATAAACTAATAACTCTTGCTCCGGCTTCCGTTCAGGAGATGGCCGACTTTGTAGAAACAGCTTTTGATTTAGCTTTTAAATATCGAAATCCGGCCATGATATTATCCGATGGTGTGATAGGTCAGATGATGGAAAAAGTGGAACTGGGCGAACAAAAACCGCGATGGACCAACGAGTATATCGAGGAGCATCACCCCTGGGCTACCACAGGCAAAAAGAAAGGGCAAGAGCGTAGGGTAATTACCTCTGTTCAGCTCGAATCCAGTGTACAGGAAGAATTTAACCATAAGCTGCAAGCCAAATATCGTGAGATAGAAAAAAATGAGGTATTGTACGAAAAGATAATGTGCGACGATGCCGATTATCTGTTCGTGGCCTATGGGTCAAGTGCCCGCATATGCCAAAAAGCCATAGAGATAGCGCGCAGCAAAGGCATTAAAGCAGGAATGCTTCGCCCCATTACACTTTATCCTTTTCCGGTTTTGCAGTTACAAGAATTGGCAGGCCGGGTAAAAGGAATGCTATCGGTAGAGATGAGTGCCGGGCAAATGGTGGAAGACGTACGCCTGGCTGTTAACGGTAAAATACCAGTAGAGCATTTTGGCCGCTACGGTGGCGCCATTCACTCACCCAGCGAAGTGGTTGATGCGCTACAACAAAAATTAATAGGAGGATAA